One region of Jonesiaceae bacterium BS-20 genomic DNA includes:
- a CDS encoding YceI family protein, with amino-acid sequence MSVLTAGLVPATYNVDPTHTTAGFIVRHAGISKVRGSVPVTTGVITVAEPIENSTVAIEMDATGIATGTADRDAHLRSADFFNVEVNPTWTFNSTAVATDGDDLKVTGDLTMNGVTKSITLDVEYTGSAVDPFGLSRAAFEGKIEISRKEFGLTWNAALEAGGLLVSDKVRIEIEVSAVAA; translated from the coding sequence ATGTCAGTTCTTACCGCAGGCCTAGTACCAGCCACCTACAACGTTGACCCAACCCACACCACCGCAGGCTTCATTGTCCGCCACGCAGGAATCTCCAAGGTACGCGGCTCCGTGCCAGTAACCACCGGTGTCATCACCGTTGCAGAACCAATCGAGAACTCAACCGTGGCCATCGAGATGGACGCAACCGGAATTGCCACCGGCACCGCCGACCGCGACGCCCACCTGCGCTCCGCTGACTTCTTCAACGTTGAGGTCAACCCAACCTGGACCTTCAACTCAACCGCGGTTGCAACAGACGGCGACGACCTCAAGGTAACCGGTGACCTCACCATGAACGGTGTCACCAAGTCCATCACCCTCGACGTGGAATACACCGGCTCAGCCGTTGACCCATTTGGCCTGTCCCGCGCAGCATTCGAAGGCAAAATCGAGATCTCCCGCAAGGAGTTTGGACTGACCTGGAACGCTGCACTCGAGGCCGGCGGCCTGCTTGTCAGTGACAAGGTACGCATTGAGATCGAGGTTTCCGCGGTAGCCGCGTAA